Proteins encoded by one window of Chryseobacterium sp. POL2:
- a CDS encoding chloride channel protein: MKKIFNRIRLVLKRSFDNIRNEQLKYNLLQAIPFWIGSVITGFFAVMYAKIFSWGEELMTYIVNWNDWMIFILAPVGFVLSWWLVKEFAPYSKGSGIPQVMAAIEMANPKEHNKIKHLLSIKILILKIISSVVLVIGGGAIGREGPTIQIAGSIFRKVNEYLPAWYPKISKKNMIMTGAAAGLAAAFNTPLGGIVFAVEELTKTHINYFKTALFTAVIIAGLTAQTLAGSYLYLGYPKTNDISLSVIFPVILVACISGIFASQLSVIMLKINTWKKRLKTDRSNIIFLVVTALIIACIAYFINREVLGSGKEIMERVLFTHNKHEDWYVPFLRMIGPALAFTSGGAGGIFAPALSAGASLGSVISGIIHLSPHETNVVILAGMVAFLTGITRAPFTAAIIVLEMTDRHSLIFYLMLAGMMSSIASILVSRHSLYEELKISFLKDLRTKSQN, from the coding sequence ATGAAAAAAATCTTCAACCGCATACGACTTGTATTAAAACGCTCTTTCGACAACATCCGAAATGAGCAGCTAAAATACAATCTTCTACAAGCTATTCCTTTTTGGATAGGCTCTGTGATTACAGGTTTTTTTGCGGTGATGTATGCCAAAATTTTCTCTTGGGGAGAAGAGCTCATGACCTACATAGTCAACTGGAATGACTGGATGATTTTCATCTTAGCACCTGTTGGATTTGTATTATCTTGGTGGTTGGTTAAAGAATTTGCGCCTTACTCCAAAGGCTCTGGAATTCCGCAAGTTATGGCAGCTATCGAAATGGCAAATCCCAAAGAGCACAACAAAATAAAACACCTTTTAAGTATTAAAATTTTAATCTTAAAAATTATTTCTTCGGTGGTATTGGTTATCGGTGGTGGCGCTATCGGCCGCGAAGGTCCTACAATCCAAATCGCGGGTTCCATTTTCAGAAAAGTCAATGAATACCTACCCGCATGGTATCCTAAAATCTCCAAAAAAAATATGATTATGACGGGCGCCGCCGCAGGTCTAGCCGCTGCCTTCAACACGCCTTTAGGGGGCATTGTTTTCGCAGTTGAAGAACTCACCAAAACCCACATTAATTATTTCAAAACCGCTTTGTTTACCGCTGTTATTATCGCTGGACTTACTGCGCAGACCTTGGCGGGGTCTTATCTTTATTTAGGCTATCCAAAAACAAACGACATTTCGTTAAGCGTTATATTCCCCGTTATTTTAGTTGCTTGTATATCAGGAATATTTGCAAGTCAACTTTCGGTCATCATGCTTAAAATAAATACTTGGAAAAAACGATTAAAAACCGACAGATCTAATATTATTTTTCTTGTTGTTACAGCATTAATTATTGCTTGTATCGCTTATTTTATAAATCGGGAAGTTTTAGGTTCGGGAAAAGAAATTATGGAACGCGTACTTTTCACCCATAACAAACATGAAGATTGGTACGTTCCTTTTCTCAGAATGATTGGCCCCGCTTTAGCCTTTACTTCTGGTGGCGCAGGCGGGATATTCGCTCCTGCACTATCTGCTGGAGCCAGCTTAGGATCCGTAATTTCTGGAATTATCCATCTTAGCCCACACGAAACCAATGTGGTAATCCTTGCAGGAATGGTTGCTTTTTTAACAGGTATTACACGCGCTCCGTTTACAGCGGCCATTATTGTTCTGGAAATGACAGACCGACATTCTTTAATATTTTATCTCATGTTAGCTGGCATGATGTCATCAATCGCTTCTATTTTGGTAAGTCGTCATTCGTTGTATGAAGAACTAAAAATTAGTTTCTTAAAGGATCTACGTACAAAAAGCCAAAACTAG
- the folP gene encoding dihydropteroate synthase produces the protein MKFSAPTFPQPKTFSINCNGRLVDLTKPKIMGILNLTPDSFSDGGKFNNDNLALQHAEQLIKDGAEIIDIGAQSTRPNSTFLTAEEEIKRLGNIISSIKKEFPDILISLDTFYGKVIEYGYNEGIDIVNDISAGQFDDNMLTQVAKTELPYILMHINSSYEKMHEKPHYDDIILELNRFFFSKISELKNLGIKDIILDPGFGFSKTQENQLQIIDELEYIGFGDYPILIGISRKSFIYKPLGKTPLEVNNEMAELHQKLYQKGAKIFRVHEPALLRF, from the coding sequence ATGAAGTTTTCAGCACCTACCTTCCCTCAACCTAAAACATTCAGTATCAATTGCAATGGTCGTCTTGTTGATTTGACCAAGCCCAAAATTATGGGTATTCTTAATTTGACGCCAGATTCTTTTTCGGACGGTGGAAAATTTAATAACGACAATCTCGCTTTACAACACGCCGAACAGCTTATAAAAGACGGCGCAGAAATTATTGATATTGGCGCACAATCTACGCGACCTAATTCTACATTTCTTACAGCCGAGGAAGAAATCAAACGTTTGGGAAATATAATTTCGAGTATTAAAAAAGAATTTCCTGACATCCTGATTTCGTTAGACACATTCTACGGAAAAGTTATCGAATATGGCTACAATGAAGGCATCGACATCGTCAATGATATTTCGGCGGGACAGTTTGATGACAATATGTTAACTCAGGTTGCAAAAACTGAATTACCCTACATCCTCATGCACATTAACTCAAGTTATGAAAAGATGCACGAAAAACCACATTATGATGATATTATTTTAGAATTAAATCGTTTTTTCTTTTCTAAAATTTCAGAATTAAAAAATCTCGGAATTAAAGATATTATTCTGGATCCTGGTTTTGGATTTTCAAAAACACAAGAAAATCAATTGCAGATTATTGATGAGTTGGAATATATTGGTTTTGGCGATTATCCTATTTTGATTGGGATTTCAAGAAAATCTTTCATCTACAAACCTTTAGGAAAAACACCTTTGGAAGTGAATAACGAAATGGCGGAACTTCATCAAAAGCTTTATCAAAAAGGTGCAAAAATCTTTCGCGTTCACGAACCTGCTTTGCTAAGATTTTAG
- a CDS encoding DUF1599 domain-containing protein, protein MANTSMQFEEVIKNCRDLFEKKLTDYGSAWRVLRPSSITDQIFIKVNRIRTLQMTDVKMVDEDEKDELVAIVNYSIIALIQLEKGFSDELNANPIEIMELYDKYANEAKELMERKNHDYGEAWRDMRISSITDLIYQKVLRTKQIEDNQGKTLVSEGLDANYFDMLNYAVFCLIKYSS, encoded by the coding sequence ATGGCAAATACATCGATGCAGTTTGAGGAAGTTATCAAAAACTGCCGAGATCTTTTTGAAAAAAAACTTACAGATTACGGATCGGCTTGGCGCGTTTTGAGACCAAGTTCTATCACGGATCAAATCTTTATAAAAGTTAATCGTATTCGGACTTTACAGATGACAGATGTTAAAATGGTTGACGAGGACGAAAAAGATGAGTTGGTTGCCATTGTTAATTATTCCATAATTGCATTGATACAATTGGAGAAAGGTTTTTCTGATGAGTTAAATGCTAATCCTATCGAGATTATGGAACTTTACGATAAATATGCGAATGAAGCTAAAGAACTTATGGAACGCAAAAATCACGATTATGGTGAAGCCTGGCGCGACATGAGAATCAGCTCTATCACCGATTTAATTTATCAAAAAGTATTAAGAACAAAACAAATAGAAGATAATCAAGGAAAAACGTTGGTGTCAGAAGGTTTGGATGCTAATTATTTTGATATGCTAAATTATGCCGTTTTCTGTTTGATAAAATATTCATCTTAA
- a CDS encoding BT_3928 family protein, translating to MLKRLLRYIIALIFIASGFVKAVDLKGFSFKLEEYFSPSVFNLAFFEQYALHLATLVVVLELALGFMLLMKIRLKATLYALIALCVFFGFLTFYSAYYNVVTDCGCFGDAMKMTPWQSFWKDIALLVGLIILVFLYKNYQEKNDIGCVKMPILGIFILIMIYVMYRGIAHEPLIDFRAYKIGTDLNAERQKIDSDPSIYKTFYSIKNSKTGEVKKVDQDEYINKKYWQDTSWQIEEGKTTSEIVKQGYDSEIKKLRLETPNGEDITAQILAEPKAILVFVYKPKEASTQLVAEVQNLVMHDRFAKVYGVSTQQDFFNKIPNLMMDEVAIKTIARSNPFVLVLKKGKIVEKLGAKDYLEEYQK from the coding sequence ATGTTGAAAAGACTATTACGCTACATAATTGCGCTTATTTTTATTGCATCAGGTTTTGTAAAAGCCGTGGATCTTAAAGGCTTTTCCTTTAAGTTGGAAGAATATTTTTCACCTTCGGTTTTCAACTTAGCTTTTTTTGAGCAATACGCTTTGCATTTGGCAACTTTGGTTGTCGTTTTAGAATTGGCATTAGGATTTATGCTACTTATGAAAATCCGCTTGAAAGCCACACTTTATGCCTTGATTGCCCTGTGTGTTTTCTTTGGTTTTTTAACTTTTTATTCAGCTTATTATAATGTCGTTACCGATTGTGGATGTTTTGGCGATGCGATGAAAATGACGCCTTGGCAGTCCTTTTGGAAAGATATTGCGCTGCTTGTTGGCTTAATTATTTTAGTTTTTTTATATAAAAATTATCAAGAAAAAAATGATATTGGTTGTGTAAAAATGCCAATTTTAGGAATTTTTATTTTAATAATGATTTATGTGATGTATCGCGGCATTGCGCATGAACCATTAATTGATTTTCGAGCTTACAAAATTGGTACGGATCTCAATGCAGAACGTCAAAAGATAGACAGCGATCCATCGATTTATAAAACCTTTTATTCAATTAAAAACTCTAAAACAGGAGAAGTTAAAAAAGTAGATCAAGACGAATATATCAACAAAAAATATTGGCAAGATACAAGCTGGCAAATCGAAGAAGGAAAAACAACCTCCGAAATTGTTAAGCAAGGTTATGATTCTGAAATTAAAAAATTAAGACTCGAAACCCCAAATGGCGAAGACATCACAGCGCAAATTTTGGCTGAGCCAAAAGCGATTTTGGTATTTGTTTACAAACCAAAAGAAGCATCGACGCAGTTGGTAGCGGAAGTGCAAAATCTTGTCATGCACGATCGCTTTGCAAAAGTATATGGCGTATCCACGCAACAAGATTTCTTTAATAAAATCCCAAATCTTATGATGGATGAGGTGGCTATAAAAACCATTGCCAGAAGCAATCCTTTTGTTTTAGTTTTAAAAAAAGGAAAAATCGTTGAAAAGCTTGGCGCCAAAGATTATCTAGAAGAATATCAAAAATAA
- a CDS encoding TerB family tellurite resistance protein, translating to MHKSNKSIAGYHMLMLLSAVDYKFSPEEEKVILEYLSEEFPFRLNLDNELDVIASLQPSDWKDHFEFHARCFYDDSTPAEREEFRAFAKKLIKADQDVSRVEHQYYTMMKTIWKMDQ from the coding sequence ATGCATAAATCAAATAAATCCATAGCGGGTTATCACATGCTGATGTTATTATCGGCGGTAGATTATAAATTCAGTCCCGAAGAAGAGAAAGTCATTTTAGAATATTTGTCAGAAGAGTTTCCGTTCCGTTTAAATTTGGATAACGAGTTAGACGTTATTGCAAGCTTGCAACCGAGTGATTGGAAAGATCATTTCGAGTTTCACGCAAGATGTTTTTACGATGACTCTACACCTGCAGAACGTGAGGAATTCCGTGCTTTTGCTAAGAAATTAATCAAAGCCGATCAAGACGTTTCTAGAGTAGAACATCAATATTATACCATGATGAAAACCATCTGGAAAATGGATCAATAA
- the tpiA gene encoding triose-phosphate isomerase codes for MRKNIVAGNWKMNKNFADAEALMLQLLEYKKSNSTNCDVYIAPPALYLTTAKQVFKNAEIGVFAQDVSEYQSGAYTGEISVDMIDSIGIDGSLVSHSERRQYHGETDSHANRKVKALLDAGLTPIYCNGETLEQRKAGQHFEVVKNQIEVALFTLSADEIKKVVIAYEPVWAIGTGETATPEQAQEIHAHIRSLIASKYGQDVADEISILYGGSVKPDNAKEIFSQPDIDGGLIGGAALKIEDFSKIIEGFNP; via the coding sequence ATGAGAAAAAACATTGTTGCAGGTAACTGGAAAATGAACAAAAATTTTGCAGATGCAGAAGCTTTAATGCTTCAACTTTTAGAATACAAAAAAAGCAATTCGACTAACTGTGACGTGTACATCGCACCGCCTGCTTTGTATTTGACTACCGCGAAACAAGTTTTCAAAAATGCTGAAATTGGTGTCTTTGCACAAGATGTGTCAGAATACCAAAGTGGCGCTTATACAGGAGAAATTTCTGTAGATATGATTGATTCTATCGGTATCGATGGTAGTTTGGTGTCACACTCGGAGCGTCGCCAATACCATGGCGAAACAGACAGCCACGCTAACAGAAAAGTAAAAGCGCTTTTGGATGCGGGTTTAACACCGATTTATTGCAATGGTGAAACGCTAGAACAACGCAAAGCAGGACAACATTTCGAAGTGGTGAAAAATCAAATCGAAGTCGCACTTTTCACCTTGTCAGCTGACGAAATCAAAAAAGTGGTTATCGCTTACGAGCCTGTTTGGGCGATTGGGACTGGTGAAACCGCAACACCAGAACAAGCGCAGGAAATCCACGCACACATCAGAAGCCTTATCGCTTCCAAATATGGACAAGACGTCGCGGACGAAATTTCAATTTTATATGGCGGGTCGGTTAAGCCAGATAACGCGAAAGAAATTTTCTCGCAGCCAGATATCGACGGCGGACTTATCGGCGGAGCAGCGCTTAAAATAGAAGATTTTTCAAAAATTATCGAAGGTTTTAATCCTTAA